A region of the Desulfovibrio litoralis DSM 11393 genome:
GTTTTGTTGGTCAAAAACAATAACTTTATGCCCAGCCTCAGTTAACGCATCTGCTACATGACTACCTAAAAAGCCAGCTCCACCGGTAACTAGAATTCTCATATATTATCTCTTATTTTTTTTCTGTATTGCTAAAAGCTCGGCTAAAATAAAGTCTTCTTCTTCATCTATGTCTACAGACTCTAACTGTCCAAGAGTAAATATCTGAGCTTTATTGCCTATTCTTTTATTATTGGCAGCTTTAAACGATTCTTTTGAAAATAAATAAATACAAGAATTTTCTTCATATAGTGCTGGTAAGTCTTGAGTTCTCAATAATTCGTTCGGATTATGATTTACAGGATTACCATTTTCCCAGTAAAATCTTGTTTGCCATTTGGTTACAGAAAAAAGAGAGTCAAATTCATTTAATTTCTTAAAATATTTATGGATACTTTGTTCTATGGAATTTTTTGTTAATAAAGGATTAGTAGAATGCGTTTGTAAAAAATGTTCACTATTACTATGTGTTATATCGTAGGCAATAATATCATTCATAGGTACTGTATCACCGCATAAGTGGTTCGGCCTTTCTATTATCTTCACTTTTTCTTTGTTTTTAGCTAAATCTGCAATTTTTTCACTATCTGTGTTGATTAATATTGTCGTAATTTGTTTACAATCAATAAGAGTATCCAAAATGTGAAAAAATAATGGAACCCCCGCAAAATCACGGATATTTTTATTTGGTACTCTCTCTGAGTTGCCTTTCATGGGTAGTATTGCTGTGATCTCGTTCAAAAGAATATTCCTTCATATAGTAGTTATAGTTTTTTTTGATTTAATTTGAAAACATTCTAAAAAAGATATAGCGTGAATTGCTATCATTTCTCAAGGCTATTTCTCTTAGTATTTTCTATATATTTATTGTATATATTTGTTTTTAGCCTTTTAGGATCTAATAAGCACAAGGATAATACTTTACGCCATTGAGAAGCTTTTTTATAACGTTGCTCTAAATTGACAAGAGTATTTTGCTTAATTGTTTGTGCTATTTTAACTTTCTGTTCTTTCTTCCAATTTAAATATTTACGCATTAGTTGATGCCTAGCTTCTTTTATCACACTTTTTTGTTCATCATGTGCAGAATCATGATAAATATATATGGTTGGAAAATAAAAAGTAGCATCTTTACTATATTTTTGGTGGATTCTATAAGATAACTCTGTTCCCTCATGTCCAAATAGTAATGGATCCATTCCGTCAAATTCTTTGTATATATTTGTTCTCCACGCTGAGTTTCCTTCAGTATTAATAACCGAAGGAATAGGAATGTCTCCAAGGTCATAACAAGGTTCTGCTATTTGAAACGCTGTTGTCGTCTTAGGTAATATTTTTCCTCTTATAGCAGATAGATTAGTATCTAATAATACATCTAAAATCTTTTCAACAAAGTTTGGCGGAGCAATAGCATCATCATCTAAAAAGATACAAATAGGTGCTGTTGCAAAATGAACTCCAATATTACGCCCTTCTGATAGTATAAGGTTTATAGGCGTTTTAATATACAGTATGTCCATTTTTAATAAGATTGGCACTACAGAATCATTTTTGCCATTATCGACTACAATAATTTCAATATCTTTTTCATTTCCATCCATTACAGATTGTAAACAAGTAATTAAATCTTCTTGAGTATTATAAGCAACGACAATAACTGATGCTTTAGGATTTTTGTTTGTACGGTTGTCTACTGTCTTTAAATCATTGTATAATATACTATTTCTGTATATATTCATTAATTTATACGCCAAAATAAAATCTTTTTGTTGTAATGCGTTTTGTGCTTGTAAAAAAATATTACACGCATATATATTTTGCATAGAAGTATTTTCAATATGTTGAAATATGCTTTGCTCTTCTTGATTCATCTTTTCACTCCTTTCGAAAAATATTTTTACCCAACTGTAGCATATAGAATAGTATCCAACATTGTTTCTGAATGATGTCCGATATAAAATTTATAGCCTAAATTCAATTTATCTATAAATAGTGGAATCTCAAAAATATGTGTTGGCTTATAATGTATTGAAATGGCTAGGTTTGGAAGATGATTTCTTAGGGTTTCTATACCACTCTCTAAAACGATTAATTCATCGCCCAAAGCATCTATCTTAAGAAAATTTAACGAGTCAATCTTATATTCTTTCATAATTAAATCAATGCAAGCGAAGCTATTATTAACACAATCACTAGAAGAAAGACTGTGGTTGCAACATGTTGCTGGGTTTATAAATGTAACATTCTCTATACCACAAAATTTTTCTTTATTATTCAAATGAGCATTAATGGAAAAAATATGACCTTTATCACCAATAGTTTTACCAGCTTGTTTTATTATGCCAATATCATTACCCCCAACACACATCAAAGTATCATCTTGATGCAAAACGACATTTGGGTGGCAATATGCAGAATATATATCTTTTATATAATAAATAGGATTACCAGTTGTTCTTGCTTTTATTATTTGAACCAGGTTTTGCTTACTACTCTCATCTTTCAACAAATTATAGACTGATTGGAATTGTGATTTCCATGTTAAATAGTGATGCGGTAAAAATGTTTTATCTTTACCAAGAGCGAGTATTTCTTCTGATGTATTAATTATAAAAGAATTTGCTTTATCATTTTCAATAATGCACTTTTGAACCGATTTATCTAAATTATAAAAAACAAATTCTAAGTAACCAACATTGTATAAAGAAGTTATATTACCAACGGAAACAGATCGTTCACCGTTTTGATCACTAAAAGGAATAACATCAGGCAAGTTATCAGTAGCATCAACAACAATAACTTTTTCTAGACGGCATTGCGGGTATTTCTGCATTATCTGAGAGATATTATTCAACTCTTTTTTACTTAAAAAAAGTGCAATTTGAGTGTTATATTGCGGAATTTGAGCGAAGTTAAATAAAGAGGCAAAAATAAGGCGTTGTTCTAGCGTTAAAGTGTTTTTTAACTCTTTTAATTTATCTTCAGTTTTAGTTATGCGACTACGTTTTATTAAGGCTAAATCAACCTTAGCTAAAATTTTGTTAAACCATTTCATATTAAATTTTTCCTGTTTTTCATTATCATTTTTTATCTAACTCTAAAATCGATTGATAAACTCTTTCGCAGTTTTTTCCGTCACGAAACTGAAAAAGATCTTCCATTCGCTGTAAATAGTTAGGCATAGGCTGTGCGTTATTTTTTAATATCTGTTCAAGTTCTTTTAAAAGAGTATTTTCGTCTAAAACAACAGGTCCAAAACCATCTCGTTCATAATCAAAATAACCTTTTAATGTTAAATGTGCTGCACCTGAAAAAATAGTTTCTTGATCAAACTGATAATACAAGACAGCTTTCTTTAAAAATGCCATTTCAAAAGCGACAGAGGAATAATCAGTAATCATGATAGAAGCTTGTTTAAAAAGATTTTGAATAGAACTGTCTGAATGAGAAAGCACTTTAATGTAGTTTGGAATTGTAAAAAACGGAATATACATTTGCA
Encoded here:
- a CDS encoding cytidylyltransferase domain-containing protein gives rise to the protein MNEITAILPMKGNSERVPNKNIRDFAGVPLFFHILDTLIDCKQITTILINTDSEKIADLAKNKEKVKIIERPNHLCGDTVPMNDIIAYDITHSNSEHFLQTHSTNPLLTKNSIEQSIHKYFKKLNEFDSLFSVTKWQTRFYWENGNPVNHNPNELLRTQDLPALYEENSCIYLFSKESFKAANNKRIGNKAQIFTLGQLESVDIDEEEDFILAELLAIQKKNKR
- a CDS encoding glycosyltransferase family 2 protein, with translation MNQEEQSIFQHIENTSMQNIYACNIFLQAQNALQQKDFILAYKLMNIYRNSILYNDLKTVDNRTNKNPKASVIVVAYNTQEDLITCLQSVMDGNEKDIEIIVVDNGKNDSVVPILLKMDILYIKTPINLILSEGRNIGVHFATAPICIFLDDDAIAPPNFVEKILDVLLDTNLSAIRGKILPKTTTAFQIAEPCYDLGDIPIPSVINTEGNSAWRTNIYKEFDGMDPLLFGHEGTELSYRIHQKYSKDATFYFPTIYIYHDSAHDEQKSVIKEARHQLMRKYLNWKKEQKVKIAQTIKQNTLVNLEQRYKKASQWRKVLSLCLLDPKRLKTNIYNKYIENTKRNSLEK
- a CDS encoding FkbM family methyltransferase translates to MKWFNKILAKVDLALIKRSRITKTEDKLKELKNTLTLEQRLIFASLFNFAQIPQYNTQIALFLSKKELNNISQIMQKYPQCRLEKVIVVDATDNLPDVIPFSDQNGERSVSVGNITSLYNVGYLEFVFYNLDKSVQKCIIENDKANSFIINTSEEILALGKDKTFLPHHYLTWKSQFQSVYNLLKDESSKQNLVQIIKARTTGNPIYYIKDIYSAYCHPNVVLHQDDTLMCVGGNDIGIIKQAGKTIGDKGHIFSINAHLNNKEKFCGIENVTFINPATCCNHSLSSSDCVNNSFACIDLIMKEYKIDSLNFLKIDALGDELIVLESGIETLRNHLPNLAISIHYKPTHIFEIPLFIDKLNLGYKFYIGHHSETMLDTILYATVG